From Microcystis aeruginosa NIES-2549, a single genomic window includes:
- a CDS encoding inositol monophosphatase family protein: METFWSQVLDFCYQATGQVGDRLLADFGKLQATNKADGTLVTAADRWSDGELRSLIAGTFRDHGVLTEETTHIFPDQEWCWVVDPIDGTTNFTRGIPIWGISLGLLYRGTPVFGFVYLPCLKQAYYGYWYGETGLTGPLGAYRDGQPIHTSEDFPSKNHLFNLCARSTDILKNPFPCKVRMIGVASYNLLLVADGTVLGGVEATPKVWDIAAVWAILQAAGGVFISLGEKIFPLQPGENYSDRSYPCLAVARSNLAPVFLPLVGFLKDVA, from the coding sequence ATGGAAACTTTTTGGAGTCAGGTTTTAGACTTTTGTTATCAGGCTACTGGCCAGGTTGGCGATCGCTTACTGGCTGATTTTGGCAAATTACAGGCCACCAATAAAGCAGATGGGACTTTAGTGACGGCTGCCGACCGTTGGTCTGATGGGGAATTGCGATCGCTAATTGCTGGCACTTTCCGGGATCATGGAGTCTTAACCGAGGAAACTACCCATATTTTCCCGGATCAAGAATGGTGTTGGGTAGTGGATCCGATCGACGGCACGACTAATTTTACTCGCGGTATTCCCATCTGGGGCATTTCCCTAGGACTTCTCTACCGGGGCACTCCTGTGTTCGGATTTGTTTATCTCCCCTGCCTAAAACAGGCCTATTATGGTTATTGGTACGGTGAGACGGGTTTAACCGGTCCGCTAGGGGCCTACCGCGACGGTCAACCGATTCACACCAGCGAAGATTTTCCTAGCAAAAATCATCTGTTTAATCTCTGCGCTCGTAGTACAGATATATTGAAAAATCCCTTTCCCTGCAAAGTGCGGATGATAGGAGTGGCTAGTTATAATCTGCTTTTGGTTGCCGATGGCACGGTTTTGGGAGGAGTGGAAGCAACCCCAAAAGTCTGGGATATTGCCGCGGTTTGGGCAATTCTACAGGCCGCCGGCGGGGTATTTATCTCTTTAGGAGAAAAGATTTTTCCCTTGCAGCCGGGGGAAAATTATAGTGATCGCTCCTATCCCTGTTTAGCCGTAGCTCGATCGAATTTAGCGCCGGTTTTCTTGCCTCTGGTCGGTTTTCTCAAGGACGTTGCTTGA
- a CDS encoding NAD(P)-dependent oxidoreductase, protein MKVGILGTGLMGTPMVERLLNQKIPVIAYNRTLEKLTPLQQLGAKTVSSPEQVIQEADCLILMLTNAAAIQEVLGLNSEQSNFNNRTIIQMGTIAPSESKQLRDQIVAKGGEYLEAPVLGSIPEAKKGTLLVMVGATEKQFHQWSNLLAYFGQEPMLIGEVGTAAALKLALNQLIATLTSAFALSLAFLSQQGVDLEKFMTILRQSALYAPTFDKKLTRMLEKNYANPNFPTKHLLKDVNLFLEESEKLDLTTFPLTGVERLLEKALAMGLAEEDYSALYEALNKEL, encoded by the coding sequence ATGAAAGTTGGAATTTTGGGAACGGGATTAATGGGAACGCCAATGGTAGAAAGATTATTAAATCAGAAAATTCCTGTTATTGCCTATAATCGCACCTTAGAAAAATTGACACCTTTACAGCAGTTGGGAGCCAAAACAGTTAGCTCTCCTGAACAAGTAATTCAAGAGGCAGATTGTCTGATTTTAATGTTAACTAATGCAGCCGCTATCCAAGAGGTTTTAGGATTAAATTCCGAGCAATCTAACTTCAATAATCGGACTATTATCCAGATGGGAACTATTGCTCCTTCTGAAAGTAAACAACTGCGAGATCAAATTGTGGCTAAAGGGGGAGAATATCTAGAAGCACCCGTGTTAGGAAGTATTCCCGAAGCTAAAAAGGGGACTCTCTTAGTTATGGTGGGAGCAACGGAGAAACAGTTCCATCAATGGTCAAATTTATTAGCATATTTTGGTCAAGAACCGATGTTAATCGGGGAAGTGGGAACCGCTGCGGCGTTAAAATTAGCTTTAAATCAATTAATTGCCACTCTAACCAGTGCTTTTGCCTTGAGTTTAGCTTTTTTATCCCAGCAAGGAGTAGATTTAGAAAAGTTCATGACTATCCTGCGTCAAAGTGCCTTATATGCGCCTACTTTTGACAAAAAATTAACCAGAATGTTAGAGAAAAATTATGCTAACCCTAACTTTCCCACTAAACATTTACTCAAAGATGTTAATCTCTTTTTAGAGGAATCGGAGAAGTTAGATTTAACCACTTTTCCCCTAACAGGAGTAGAGCGTCTTCTGGAAAAAGCTTTAGCAATGGGATTAGCAGAGGAGGATTATTCAGCTTTATACGAGGCGCTGAACAAAGAATTATAA
- a CDS encoding ABC transporter ATP-binding protein: MSFDTSSLSQRNDKAEVYQPVIIRLENVSKIYGSGETMVKALNNINLSLKKGEYCAIMGASGSGKSTAMNIIGCLDRPTSGAYYLENLDVSTLPDGDLAQIRNRKIGFVFQQFHLLPQMSALENVMLPMIYGGVSPQERKERAIAALTRVKLDNRLHNKPNQLSGGQQQRVAIARAIVNQPILLLADEPTGALDSKTTQEVMAIFSELNNSGITIVMVTHEADVARHCQRIIWFKDGEAVYPHLAPTDLHEVIG; this comes from the coding sequence ATGAGTTTTGATACTTCCTCTCTCAGCCAACGCAACGATAAAGCCGAAGTCTATCAGCCAGTAATTATTCGCCTCGAAAATGTGTCTAAAATCTACGGCAGTGGCGAAACCATGGTTAAAGCCCTTAATAACATCAATTTAAGCCTGAAAAAAGGGGAATATTGCGCTATTATGGGGGCTTCGGGTTCGGGAAAATCCACAGCCATGAATATTATCGGCTGTCTTGATCGTCCCACCTCGGGAGCTTATTATCTAGAAAATCTCGACGTTTCCACGCTGCCAGATGGGGATTTAGCTCAGATTCGCAATCGTAAAATCGGCTTTGTTTTCCAGCAATTCCATCTTTTACCCCAGATGAGTGCGCTAGAAAATGTCATGTTACCGATGATTTATGGTGGGGTTTCTCCCCAGGAAAGAAAGGAAAGAGCGATCGCTGCTTTAACGAGGGTAAAATTAGATAATCGACTGCACAATAAACCGAATCAATTATCGGGGGGACAACAGCAGCGCGTCGCTATTGCTAGGGCAATTGTCAATCAACCCATATTATTACTTGCCGATGAACCGACAGGGGCGCTGGACTCAAAAACTACCCAAGAGGTGATGGCTATTTTCTCGGAATTGAATAACAGTGGCATTACTATCGTCATGGTAACTCACGAGGCCGATGTGGCGCGTCACTGCCAGCGCATTATCTGGTTTAAAGATGGTGAAGCGGTTTATCCCCATCTCGCACCGACGGATTTACACGAGGTGATTGGGTAG
- the scpB gene encoding SMC-Scp complex subunit ScpB, which translates to MSAEPHKEIRLATRLEAILYLKGQPVPLTEMVTLTNSDRLTVEDAMIELMSDYAHRDSALEVVETPLGYSLQLRSAYQNLIEDLIPAELGTGTLRTLAAIALKGPILQADLINLRGSTAYQQVQDLVERGFVRKRKQNEGRSYWLEVTDKFHQYFEVDNLREQGILESTDQE; encoded by the coding sequence TTGAGCGCGGAACCCCACAAGGAGATCAGACTAGCTACCCGTCTAGAAGCGATACTTTACCTAAAAGGGCAGCCTGTCCCCTTAACCGAGATGGTGACATTAACCAATAGCGATCGCTTGACGGTGGAAGATGCCATGATCGAGTTAATGTCCGATTATGCACACCGGGATAGTGCCTTGGAAGTGGTGGAAACCCCCCTCGGTTATAGTTTACAATTGCGGTCAGCTTATCAGAATTTGATCGAAGACCTGATCCCGGCCGAATTAGGCACGGGAACCCTCCGCACTTTAGCAGCGATCGCGCTCAAAGGACCGATTTTGCAAGCGGATTTAATTAATTTACGCGGCAGTACGGCCTATCAACAGGTTCAGGACTTGGTAGAACGAGGATTTGTGAGAAAACGCAAGCAAAATGAGGGTAGATCGTACTGGTTAGAAGTAACCGATAAATTTCATCAATATTTCGAGGTTGACAATCTTAGAGAACAGGGTATTCTTGAATCTACCGATCAGGAATAG
- a CDS encoding DUF760 domain-containing protein, producing the protein MTFNPDFFPWETEEQNDNCLMQYLQQQHPETLERIAQSVSSEIKDIISQNVKGLVGMLPSENFAVQITTDRENLANLLASAMMTGYFLGQVEKRHHLESILLATESIKLGKKPKID; encoded by the coding sequence ATGACTTTTAATCCTGATTTTTTTCCCTGGGAAACCGAAGAACAAAATGATAACTGTCTGATGCAGTATCTCCAGCAGCAGCATCCTGAAACCCTTGAGAGAATAGCCCAATCGGTCAGTAGCGAAATTAAAGATATTATCTCGCAAAACGTCAAGGGATTGGTAGGAATGTTGCCCTCGGAGAATTTTGCGGTACAAATTACCACCGACCGCGAGAATTTGGCGAATCTTCTCGCTTCAGCGATGATGACAGGTTATTTCCTCGGTCAAGTGGAGAAGCGCCATCATTTAGAATCAATTTTGTTAGCTACAGAATCAATTAAATTGGGCAAAAAACCCAAAATAGATTAA